The region GAACTCAGCGACTCAAAGATGCAGGAAACATTCAAAACGGATGATACAAACTACCAACACCAACTCGCCCTGAGAACTGTAAGTCATTACTCATCTTGGCGCATTACATTTTACAATCAAGTGCTGTACAAACACGTGAACTGATTTTAGGGTTTCGGGTGGTGTATAGTAGCCCAGCATGTTTGAAACACTTGATATGTTACTACGGGTAGCAAGACTGCAAtcaatgcaattttaaataaattcagTGGTGCATTTGCAAATGACTGACTTGTCCCTGGCAGATGTGTCTGGGCGCAGGCGCCAAAGAAGAGTTCAACATTGTGGAGTTGATTACTGGAGAACCGGCTAATGGTAAAGGTGTAGCCGTGGCGACCCTGCATGCCAACGGCATGCCCATGGTAAGATGtagtcccatttttttttttgtggcagCCCAAATTGTTTTAGGAATAAATCGATTGGATTGcagttaatttttttaaattgataaaCCTGGATTTCTATTGGGAAGTTGAACTTCTTCCCAATGACCTACACCTACAAGGTGAACTTAAATCTGATAATGGGAGTAATCACCAGGGGTTACAGGCCTATCCTAGCTGGGTGCCTGGGTCTAACAGTTTGAATTAGACCAGTTATTGTCTGTGTTCATATCTCTAGGTCAATCTCTCTGGGCTTGAACTCCACCCTCCTGTCACCTTCAGGCTGAAGAGTGGTGCTGGACCTGTGTACATCTGTGGGGAACACATTGCACgtgagtagggatgaccagggatgcccAAAATGAGGGGTTTGAGTGTGAAAATGAAGGGCTTACTGACTTCTGGTTCAGCTTGTCAAGGTCTTGAGGAGTAGCTGGTTTATTACTGTGGAATCGGGTGATGAAATAGTTTAGCCAAGGGGGTAGTTCTAGAGGTTTGGACATCCCACTACAGGGCTTTCAAACTGGCAGCTGTCATCTATAACTTGTTGCTTTCCAGTGGAGGATGACTTCTCAGGCATGGAGAGTGGtgatgaggagatggaggatgaggaggaagacatTGAGGAGTCTCCTGTGAAGCCTAAGAAAGCACTAGCCAAAAGCGTAAATGCTGCAGgcaaggtatctgtttttatatCTGAAATTCTAGCTCATATTTTTGGTGGAATGATTTATCGTTACTATTTTCACTTGGACACTTGGCACAGCAATACACATACTTATAGCATGTGTTCTTACTCAAACTTGGCTTGACAACGAGATGGTATGCACAAAccgatctgggatcaggctaatgTTGTTCCCCCTCTCCAGAAAAAGAAGCCAGAGGCAGCAGATGAGTAAGTCGTGTTAATCAATGCTTCTATGACGCATTTATGAATTCATTTCCTGGAAGTGCTTTACAGAAATGTAATTGTTGCTGTATCTGGTTGCCAAAGCCATAATTGATgctctctccttccagacccgtGTCTGACGACGAGAACCCTCCCAAAAAGGTGCTTTAATATTTACTCTGCCTTTAATATTAATACGTTGCTGTATTTACTTTCCTGTTCAATCTGAGACTCCagctttgtcccaaatggtaccctattccctatatagtgcacgtaATCTTTCCTGTTAGAATCACGACTGGCCTGGTTTTAAAATGGTGGTTTCTATGCTTTTTTTCagggaaaggggagaggaaaaggcaGGGGAAAGTAATCCCAGGTAAGTGGCTACCTGGTGACTGCCTCAGGGTGTAATGGTAATCCCTGAGTGGGCCTCTGTatctgttggtagagcatggtgcttgcaacaccaggactGTGGATTCCATTCCTAGGACCACCCGTACGTCAAATGTTTGCACGCGTGACTCACTTTGGCTAAAGTGKctgctaaatggcatatataaaaTCCACTCCACTATACtggacaaaatataaatgcaacatagaAAGTGTTGGTCTCAGGTTGTGAGcggaaatgaaagatcccagaagttTTCCATGGCTACAAAGATGCCCTCTATTTTACGGCCTttttagtgagcgtttctcctttgccaagatgatccatccacctgacaggtgtggtacatcaagaaactgattaaacagcaggattgttacacaggtgcactttgtgctggggacaatgacaAAAGGTAACTAAAATGTGCAGCTCTGTtgcataacacaatgccacagatgcctcaagttgagRgaatgtgcaattggcatgctgactgcaagaatgtcaccagagatgttgccagaatTTAATGTTAAGTTCTCTACCTGAAGCCACTTCAAATGCCATTTTGGAGTTTCAGTATGCCAAAATGGCCTccactgcagaccatgtgtaaccatgccagcccaggacctccccatccagcttcttcacctgcaggattgtctgagaccagccactYagacagttgatgaaactgtctGTAATAAGGCCTTTTGTGCGGGACGTATACTAattggctgggcttggctcccaagtgggtgggcctatgccctcccagaYCCACCCATGGCTGggccccctgcccagtcatgtgaaatccataaatcagggtaaatttatttcaattgatttccctatatgaactaactcagtgaaattcttaatgttttgtttatttgttcattacatttgtttttcattagtccactatACAGTTCCAAAATGTTTGCAAGTTAAGATTGGACTTTTTAAAGAAGCAAAATGTCACTCGCCACAAGGCAAGTGACACGTTGGCTGTGTTCTCGAGCAGCTCAACTGTATGATGGAAATTTTGTTAAACCATTTCTTTGGTCTTTTTCAGGTGCTGCTGCTCATCCAAATGTCCTGTTTGGTCAATACAAAGGTTCTGTCAATCAAAGTGTCTTTCTACCTGTTCAGTACATGGATTAAACTAAGGCTGTTT is a window of Salvelinus sp. IW2-2015 linkage group LG5, ASM291031v2, whole genome shotgun sequence DNA encoding:
- the LOC111963872 gene encoding nucleoplasmin produces the protein MHKQEKPLSMLWGCELSDSKMQETFKTDDTNYQHQLALRTMCLGAGAKEEFNIVELITGEPANGKGVAVATLHANGMPMVNLSGLELHPPVTFRLKSGAGPVYICGEHIALEDDFSGMESGDEEMEDEEEDIEESPVKPKKALAKSVNAAGKKKKPEAADEPVSDDENPPKKGKGRGKGRGK